One stretch of Euphorbia lathyris chromosome 7, ddEupLath1.1, whole genome shotgun sequence DNA includes these proteins:
- the LOC136234677 gene encoding uncharacterized protein: MYGGGSKLGGRGEGGAGGTKRLSSFPPPLPHLSSSTAPNSRLSRGGGSNPRNRSGPSTSTPASIPSVEETCSLIPGNNPPAFGMAMRLTPDLVEEIRRVEAQGGTARMKFDSMGSNTTGNVIDVGGKEFRFTWSRELGDLCDIYEEHQSGEEGNGSLVESGSVQWKVNVQPVLDESTKNRVKMRSEEAERKHKARRAINLDHGDPSMKSQIKQLALAESNPRRFNKKKEQPFKKLKVDPPIVPKSTFKPVVPSTAIAKGRRSSSSLPSTSEKSPAVGFEEHAQSNAKVEEELSALDNAGISKHTESSVHGHKFSEKSSNMHENFPIQREKRPRENQNEDNFVQEKKRPRNSKEIGPGGRHSSSFDTHHRKQGETFGKFNDAAQITNSQMGPIKNYYQYKEYVQEYRDKYDSYCSLNKILENYRNDFSEMGKDLDITKGRDMDRYNKILGLLKESYRECGVRCKRLEKIFIILHEELKNLKQRLKEYALSYELRVARFRHEEADLL, encoded by the exons ATGTACGGCGGCGGCTCCAAGCTCGGTGGCCGCGGGGAAGGCGGTGCTGGTGGCACCAAGCGTCTCTCCTCTTTCCCTCCGCCTCTGCCTCACCTGTCTTCTTCCACTGCCCCTAATTCCCGCCTTTCTCGTGGTGGCGGTTCTAATCCTCGCAACCGCTCCGGTCCCTCCACTTCCACGCCGGCATCAATTCCTTCTGTTGAAGAGACTTGCTCTCTAATTCCGGGAAATAATCCACCTGCTTTTGGAATGGCTATGAGATTGACGCCAGACTTGGTGGAGGAGATCAGGAGGGTTGAAGCACAAGGCGGCACTGCCAGGATGAAGTTTGATTCCATGGGTAGTAATACCACTGGCAAC GTTATAGATGTTGGTGGTAAGGAGTTCAGATTTACATGGTCAAGGGAACTTGGTGACCTTTGTGATATTTATGAAGAACATCAAAGCGGTGAAGAAGGAAATGGTTCGCTTGTCGAATCTGGGAGTGTCCAGTGGAAAGTGAATGTACAACCTGTTTTGGATGAATCAACTAAGAACCGTGTTAAAATGCGGTCAGAGGAAGCTGAACGCAAACATAAAGCACGAAG AGCTATTAATTTAGATCATGGGGACCCATCCATGAAGAGTCAAATAAAGCAATTGGCACTTGCTGAGT CAAATCCAAGgaggtttaataaaaaaaaggagcAACCATTCAAGAAGCTGAAAGTTGATCCACCAATAG TCCCCAAATCTACCTTCAAACCTGTAGTTCCTTCAACTGCTATTGCGAAGGGTAGACGTTCATCTTCATCTCTGCCCTCTACATCAGAAAAAAGTCCTGCTGTTGGTTTTGAGGAACATGCTCAATCAAATGCTAAAGTTGAAGAAGAATTGAGTGCATTAGATAATGCAGGGATATCCAAACATACTGAGAGCTCAGTACATGGTCATAAGTTTTCTGAGAAGAGTTCCAATATGCATGAAAATTTTccaattcaaagagaaaagaggcCAAGAGAAAATCAAAATGAAGATAATTTTGTACAGGAGAAAAAGAGGCCAAGAAATTCTAAGGAAATTGGACCTGGGGGCAGACATTCATCCTCCTTTGACACGCATCACAGGAAACAGGGTGAAACATTTGGGAAATTCAACGATGCTGCGCAAATTACAAACTCACAAATGGGACCCATTAAGAATTATTACCA GTACAAAGAATACGTGCAGGAATATCGTGATAAGTATGATAGTTACTGCTCATTGAACAAGATCCTGGAGAACTACAG GAATGATTTCAGTGAAATGGGGAAGGACCTTGATATCACAAAGGGAAGGGATATGGACAGATATAATAAGATCTTGGGACTATTGAAGGAATCATATCGAGAATGTGGAGTG AGATGCAAACGGTTGGAGAAGATATTCATTATACTTCATGAAGAATTGAAG AACCTTAAACAAAGGCTTAAAGAATATGCACTCTCATATGAACTCAGAGTTGCCAGATTTAGACATGAAGAGGCTGATTTATTATAG